A portion of the bacterium genome contains these proteins:
- a CDS encoding ABC transporter ATP-binding protein encodes MTDVALDVQGLRKEFGAVVACEGLTLQAPAGQILGLVGPDGAGKTTAFRMLCGILQPTAGAARVAGHDVVRDPEAVKQVIGYLPQQFSLHRDLTIDENIRYIADLYQVPRGRWEERRDELLEITYLTPFRRRLAGRLSGGMRQKLALVCALIHRPQVLFLDEPTTGVDPVSRRDFWKILYDLPRQGVTIVISTPYMDEAVRCHQLAFMFEGRLLTHDTPAGLRQAMPGRVLAVRCPAQREARLLLQRLAPVQSVEVFGDRLHVVLRRGVVVDDVQDALREAGVDCTQVEEVEPSLEDVFMALTTGEGRR; translated from the coding sequence ATGACCGACGTAGCCCTCGACGTGCAAGGGCTGCGCAAGGAGTTCGGTGCGGTCGTCGCCTGCGAGGGCCTCACCTTGCAGGCGCCGGCGGGACAGATACTCGGCCTGGTTGGTCCGGACGGCGCGGGCAAGACCACGGCCTTCCGCATGTTGTGCGGCATCCTGCAGCCCACGGCCGGCGCCGCGCGTGTCGCGGGCCATGATGTCGTGCGCGATCCCGAGGCCGTCAAGCAGGTCATCGGCTACCTCCCCCAGCAGTTCAGCCTCCATCGCGATCTCACCATTGACGAGAACATCCGCTACATTGCCGACCTGTACCAGGTCCCGCGCGGCCGGTGGGAAGAGCGCCGCGACGAGCTGCTGGAGATCACCTACCTGACGCCCTTTCGCCGCCGTCTCGCGGGGCGGCTCTCGGGCGGAATGCGGCAGAAGCTCGCGCTGGTGTGCGCGCTGATCCACCGGCCCCAGGTGCTGTTCCTCGATGAGCCCACTACCGGCGTGGACCCCGTGTCGCGCCGGGACTTCTGGAAGATCCTCTACGACCTGCCGCGCCAGGGCGTGACCATCGTCATCTCCACTCCGTACATGGACGAGGCCGTGCGGTGCCACCAACTGGCCTTCATGTTCGAGGGGCGCCTGCTGACCCACGACACGCCGGCCGGGCTGCGCCAGGCCATGCCCGGACGCGTGTTGGCGGTGCGCTGCCCCGCGCAGCGTGAGGCGCGGTTGCTGCTGCAACGGCTGGCGCCGGTGCAGTCGGTGGAGGTCTTCGGCGACCGGCTGCACGTGGTGCTGCGGCGCGGCGTCGTCGTGGATGACGTGCAAGACGCGTTGCGCGAGGCCGGCGTGGATTGCACGCAGGTCGAGGAGGTCGAGCCCTCGCTGGAGGACGTGTTCATGGCGC